The following nucleotide sequence is from Cicer arietinum cultivar CDC Frontier isolate Library 1 chromosome 2, Cicar.CDCFrontier_v2.0, whole genome shotgun sequence.
aatgtatatttattattatgaaagatgttaacaaaaaataatgtgttgTATTAtctcacaattataaattataactatCCACTCTCTCAGCAGATGTGTCATTATTAATTGATCAAATCTCCTATGTATGTGCCTACTAAATAACACTactaataaaaaagattttataaataataaaataaattttataattaaaaaaataataatgatacatTGAGAAATAGGTATCTGGGGAACAGATTTCTCTTcgtacatttaaaaaaaaagttgagaaGTTAGAGGAGGAGAAATCGATTTTTCACTAGgaatattgaagaaaaaaaaaacgtgtTAGTTTGGTATTTAATTAGTAATGAATggtaatttagtattttttttttttttgggattttttatttatatatctcactttatttttttaacaccaAAATACTTCACTCCCAAATAATATTACTTGGTTGCCCTACTTTTTGGGAGTCAGTAGGAAGTCGCTGTCTAGGGGAACAACCAGCTCAGGGAAGAAATTTCTTTAGACTTAATTGGAAGTCATTGACCCGGAGAGTGACCTCGCACTagaagtgattttttttttttttgccgctttaataattattatatcattttaataattgttattatttatttaataaattaaaaataattaaattaataaatgataataaataatacattaataataataataaataataataataataataattattactaaaaatgattattaataaaaataattttaattaaaaataattcaaattaaaaatattaaattatattacaaatttcaaagaaaatacattttaaaaaagaaaaaaaatattaataatataaaacaaaatacattaaattaactaacaaaaatatatagagaaaaaaatatcaaatttatactATTGATGTCTATCTAAATGACTTCCAGTTCCACATTTAGAATATCATCGAACTCATCTAGCTTTTTGAACAAGTTGAGGTTTTTCcggttcattttgattttgatcaTTATCCTCAATGTAGTTGTAGGTGGATTAGAAGTTAGAACCACTACCACCTAGCTACTTCCATATAATTTTGAGACTAAGGATTATACATAGAATCAAATATGGTATAAGCCGACTAAAGAGTTGGGAACTaagttccaaacaaattatagaaaaatccATTTTCTGTCGAATAACCGAATGTTAGAACCTTCATGAAACTTCATGTTGGAACATGAGATAAGGTCTCCAATAAAACTGATATTTATAAAGccaaactaaaataattataacaaatataaaaaataaaatatttaaaaagttcaaataaatgtaaatgaatatattatttcttcaaccatcatgtgatcaattgtttttcGGTATCCAAACGCTGCGGGCACATCCACTCAAatttgatgtaatttttttgcttttgtaatgtattttctttgaaatttataatataatttactatttttattttaattatttttaattataatcatttttaataataatcatttttaataataatcatttttaataataataaattattattattattattaatgtattattattaatgtattattaatgtattattaattattattattatttatttatttaattattttaatttattaaataaataataacaattataaaaatgatataataattattaaaatggcAAATAAAAATCACTCCTAGTGTGAGGTCGCTCCCCAAGCAAGCAACCTCTTGACTCCCAAGAGGCAGGACAATCAGATAATATTATTTGGGAGTGAGATATTTTagtgtaaaagaaaaaaaaatatataaataaaaaatctttttttggtggtagaataataaaaaaaaatataatctgTTGCCGTACTTTTTAGCCCCAGTTGCTCATCGCAACCTGGGGCGACCTGCTAAAGCCAAAAATTTCCCACGTTACTTGATGGTCGCATCTTGGGGATGCGACCTTCTactaggttttttttttgttgaattttgttattaggtatattatatttattattattaaatatttttaaaataattataacattaaaaaataaaaaatattattataaataataaaaataattaatttaataatattatataatttttaataattataataataaaaagaataataataattttaataaaaataataaaaagaaaattctattaataaaataaaataaaaatacattaaattaaaagataaaatacattaaaaaaaaagaaaaaaaatactacaaataaaaaaaatacatcaaataaaaattaattattttcatctaaaTGACCTCCAATTCCACATCTACGCGGTCGTCGAACTCATCTAGCCCTTTGAACAACTTGAGGTTGTTGTGGTTGATCCTCGTTGTAATTTGTttgtggattagaaccactaccaCCTGCTTCCGCATTCAGCCAACGTAGTGGGAGGTCGCAGGGCCAAGAAACGACTTCTTTGGGAGGTTGCAGGGCCAGGAAACGATCTCTTTGGGAGGTCGCAGGGCCAGGTAGAGACCAATTGATGATGAATCCCAACCGCTCATTTCTTTTAATCGGTGGTTGTGGATGCTTAATGATGAATCCTCCtaattttagttggaccaatcaaattgatctattcaatctttaatcttgaccatccaaattcatttatcaattgctatggtttagtagaaaaatatcaatcctcatacttttagttggaccaatcaaattgatctattcaatctttaatcttgaccatccaaattcatTTATCAACAGTTGTGGAaggttttgtaaaaaaatatgagtcctactaacttctataaatagaaaactAGATCACACTATATCACCACACCTTTTATCTCATCataccttctatctcatcatacaTTCTATCAATTACATAATCATGGCTTCTCAACAAGtcatttgtattatttattacaatggttCAATTGTCGATGGAGTTGAAGGGAAAACATTTGTAAGTGATTACAAAAAGGCATTCAAAGTACATTCTGGCAGCAATCTTGCTCTTCTAAAGAATGTCATTAAGAAAAAGTTACAGTTCGACGACAATGTGACGATAACTGATATAGTTTATCGACACCTTGTCTTCTTTGGTGAAAATAAAACCAGATTTGAATTGATGAAGGTTTGTGATGACGAAGATGTTcaactcatgtttgatgtttatgcaCAATGGTCACAACTTGGCACCATTGAGTTATACATTACATTTGAAAGTGGTCCTACTTCAACAAATCACACTATCAACCCATCACAACCATCAACCTCAAACATGCCTAtcccatcacaacactatgaaccatactcTAGCCCTTAACAACCCGACGTATAttctccatcacaacactatgaaccatactcTAGCCNNNNNNNNNNNNNNNNNNNNNNNNNNNNNNNNNNNNNNNNNNNNNNNNNNNNNNNNNNNNNNNNNNNNNNNNNNNNNNNNNNNNNNNNNNNNNNNNNNNNNNNNNNNNNNNNNNNNNNNNNNNNNNNNNNNNNNNNNATTGAATGCGCCTCATACATGCACAAATTATGCACTATCACAAGATCATACAAAGCTCGATTCTAACATGGTATGTGCAAGTATAATGCAAGTTATGAGGATGGAcccttcaatcaaagtgaagGTCATTATTGTTCAGATTCAGGCTTTGCATAACTACACAATTAGTTATAGAAAGGCTTGGTTGGAAAAAAAATAAGGCAATCGAACAAATTTATGGCAATTGGGAagagtcttacaatcaactTCCACAATGGTTATTAGTTATGCAAGCGTTTGCTCTAGGAACCGTTATTAAAATGGAAACAATCCCAGCTTATAATGAACATGGTTTGATAAATGGGATGACAATCtttcatagactattttgggCTTACGTTCCATGCATATATGCGtttaaattttgcaaaccaATTGTACAAGTTGATGGAACTTGGTTATACAACAAGTATAAGGGAACTCTATTGGTAGTAGTTGCACAGGATGGGAACGACAATATCACTCTCATTGCTTATGCTCTTGTGTAAGGTGAGACAAAAGAGGCTTGGagtttttttttgagaaatttgagatcacacgtcactccacaagccaacatttgtttgatttcagatagacacaAATCTATCAAAAGTGCTTACAATAATCTAAATAATGGGTGGCAACATCCTCTGTCAAAGCATGTGTTTTGCGTCcgacatatttcacaaaattttgtaaGGGAATTAAAGGATAATGCTTTGAAGAACAAGGTTATTTCTCTgggtaataatttaattcttacttcttatcattaatgaaaaattaaattatgaagttTTATAATTTGTGTAATAATGCATTGTCTACTATTTCAATACAGGTTACTCAATCAATAAGTctacatatcgatactaccGCAGAGAAATTGGCATCGTAAACCCAAaagctttgaaatggttagacaatATACCGCGacaagattggattcaagcatTTGATGGAGGTAGCCGTTGGGGTCAGATGACCACCAACCTTGTGGAGTCTATGAAAGCAGTATTAAAAGAACCACGCAACCTTCCCATCATtgctttggtccaatcaacGTGTTATAAAACAGGTACACTATTTCCAACCTTGGCAAAACAACAcgcatcaattttagcttctggtcAGGTGTACACAGAAACATGCGTGACTTTTATGAAATCGGAAATACGTAAATCAAATAGTCATAGAATCGATAGTTTTGATCGAAGCAACTATACTTTCATGGTCCACGAGACAGTAGTTCCAAAAGAAGGgtgaccaattggtcatttcagtgtaaatcttcctaacaagtggtgcgattgtggaaaatatcaagctaaacatatgtCTTGTTCACATGTGATAGCAACATGTTCTAGCATCAAATATGATTATTGGAGCGTTATATCTGATGTGTACAAGGTGGAAACAGTACTTAAAGTCTACAATGAAGCGTTCCAACGGATACCAAATGAAGGATATTGGCCAcaatatgaaggtgttaaggtgtgtcacaatccactaatgcgGAGAGTCAAGAAAGGTCGCCCAAAGACCAAACACATTAGAACAGAAATGGACACTACGGATAGAGTCCCAAGAAAGTGCGAATTATGTCGGGTATCTGATCATACTAAGAAACATTGTCCAAACGCTGctggcacatctactcaaaattgatgtatttttttcttttaatttaatgtaattttattttaatgtattaatatagttttcttattattaaaaatattaaaattattgttattattaaacttattatttttttaatgtattttttcttttaatttaatgtatctttattttattttattaatagaattttctttttattattattattattactctttttattattataattattaaaagttatataatattattaaattaattatttttattatttataataatattttgtgttttttaatattttaatcattttttaattatttaataataataaatataatttacccAATAACAAATccaagaaggaaaaaaaaattaaaatccagtacaaggtcgcatccccaggatgcgatTATCTAACTACGTTTAAAAAATTTTGCATTCacaaggtcgcatccccaggttaCGATGAACAACTAGAGCTAAAAAATAGGGcattttagtattattttttgtaagtgGGACATTTtggtattataatttaaaaaaaggaTATTCTGATAAAAACCCCTATTGGTGTGAAGTTTCTGCAGTAAGATATATTTTCAAGCTTTCATTTCTGATGGGATCTTCTTTTCCTATTTCCTTTGCACCACTAGTGAATATTGATTTATCATCATTGTAGTAGATTCCTACCCCTAAAATAATTTAGCACATTGGAAATAGTTTTGACCATTATGTTTATAGGTTTGGCCATTATGTTTGTAGCTAGTAACTAGGAGGCGTGAGGTTTGGGTTAAACTGGTGACTCTAttgatagactttttttttcacacgcttttgtttttaaagttttataaaattctttaattttatttaatcaatctataataaaatataaataaaaattatattgtaaaattaatatatttaaataatttttttttattgaatacacaaatttttaattttttttaagtctttgACATTAAgggaataaaattaataaatgtaaatCTAGAAAAATGACAGCATTCCATTTAAAccattttgattataaaaagaATTGCATTTACATTGAGTggaaactaataaataaatgataaattcttacttttatatttgtttatgaaCGAAAAGCATTCAAATTTCAAGTTTTAGAGTAAATATAATTAGAATCTGTTTcacaataaaaagaaatatctaTAATATTCATAGGTCAGTAATTGTGTAAAAGTTAGTTTTTAACATAAactatttcaaacaaaattattcACCCATCACACAcattttactaaaattaattttacgaCGCCCACTTCACAACCAAATAATATAccaatattcaattattaacaaaaaaaatatttatataatcacactcctaaataaaatttatttgaacacacataaaaatatttattacttaattattttaaaataaacattatttaatttatttttaaatatttttttgtgtatCTAAATATTGTGCCCAAAGTTGTGACTAGAGAACATTTTCTTCTTATGAAGATGCACACAAACCACAAGTGACGACAAATTTGAACTTCTCTCACAAGAGAACATGGTGAATTAGATTCTCAAGATTCACAAATGATGATCCATGTGGAGTGAGTGAATTAATCCATCaatcaattaaaacaaaatatccaTAAACATTATTAGCAATAAATCGAAACACCAAACTAGGACACTTCTCCTCAAACAAACATACAACAAGAAGAACAAGAAGAAAGTCATAAACATTTTGGAGTTTTATCACAACAAAACGTTACGAATAAGATTATCAAAATTCACAAATGATGATCCATATGGTCCAGAGGTAGCATCTTTAGCCAACTCTTTCAACCTCAACGCTTTCTCTTTCATTTCTTTACCTTTTTCCCCATCCATCAATTCCCTCACAAGTCCCTCTATCTTATCTCTCTTAGCATCTTCAATTTCCAAACCAATCCCCCATTCATTACAACAAAATCGACAATTAGTTTGTTGTTCTGCAAAGAAATTGCCAGCATATCATTGGAACACCACCGCACACACTTTCCAACGTTGAATTCCAACCATTATGTGTCAAAAAACCCCCAATTGATGGATGACCCAACACTTCCTCTTGTGGACACCAACTTGACAATAAACCTCTATCTTTTGTCTCTTCCAAAAACTCTAGAGGCAGAACAGCTTTTTCACCTGCTACAAGATCTGGCCTTATGACCCACAAAAAGGGTATTTTACTATTAGCTAATCCCCAAGCAAACTCGACCATTTGTTCACTTGTCATAACAGTGATGCTTCCAAAATTGACATAAACAACACTGTTGGGTTCTTTGCTTTCGAGCCATTCCAAACACTCCGTCTCCTCTTTCCAAAGATTGGAACCAATTGTATCCAATTCGTTATCAGTGACATCTTTTAAGAGAAAATTTAAGGGACCAATGGAATAGACTGGAGGTAAGTTAGTCGATGAAAATGCTTCTAGAACGTCGTGCTCTATGGCATCAAACGTGTTCAAAATTATTGCAGAAGCTTTTTGAGATCTCTGGCATTCTACGGACAAAAAATCAAGCATAAGATCATTTGGATCTGTTGTTCTGATGAAGCTTGGGATATCCTTTAATCGAATTTCTTTTATGCCTGGTATCCAATCTATGGTAGTTTCCAAATACCCGTTTGTCATATAACTTGAATCTACATGCAAACAATTAATTTACTTcattaaacattaaaaaaatatatatatattaattcgGCTGTTCATTTTAACTGATTTAGGATGCACTTTGAATTGCATCTTGATTAAGTGGCCTTGCAATCACTAAAGACGTGAAACTCaatgtttaaaatctaaaaagATGTAAAAACATTTAATAGTACTCTATTTGAAAGCAAGTGAAAAATCAagtgattaaatttaattggataataattttcaagtagttaataattttctattaaaGATGAATTATTTGACAAAACACAGATTCAAATCCTAAATAGAAACATTCTTGATCAATctttatttgtgttttaaaagaataaagCCTCTTTTACTTCATAAGATGTAACACCAAAAAGTAGGTGGAAATAATTGATGACTATTGTAGCTTTATTTAGGCAGTTTTATCTTATAAACACTACAAGAAGttggaaaaaaaaacttagagacatttaaaatttgaaatagcatgaaaattaaaaatggaaTAATAAATTTGACCACAAAATTTAATCGATAAAATTAGTACAAAATTTAACCGAAAAAATTAAAGAtgaatcttatttttattttttgttttagagttagtttcattttcaatttttttttaaaaaatgagtcACGTACATTTATTTTCATCATTCATTACTGATCATAACCGTCAGCGGTTTGAGACACTAGAAACACTAAAAGAAGAAGTTGATCTAGAAAAAATTTAGACAcacatttaaaatttgaaaagttgAAATAGCATGAAAATCAAAAATGGAATAATTAATTTGAGCATAAAATTTAACcaacaaaattaaagataatctcattttatgttttaaattttattttattttcaattattttttttaaaaatgaatcacGCACGGTCCATAAATACAACTTTTATATTTACagtaaatataaatcatttatttcatcattcactaataattataactttcataattaaaaaaaaaaattaatcaataatttaattatgtgtcTATGTGGTATGCTCTGATATCAAAGTTGAATAAATGAAGTACTGTTGTGCTCTGAAACTGCTTATGTACTCTTATGTTAAATCTGTTAGGTGTACTCTGATACCAAATTTTAATAAGCTCTAATACtctgattttaataaatttgaatagcAAGCTATGATATCAAAATCTGATACCAAATTTGAATGAATGTGAATAGCTTGTGCTTATGCTGTTGAAATGAATCATGAAttctaaaattcagggggagattttaaataatagttattattataaagttataaactCAAGgttaaattgtatgtttgtcatttaatcaaaaagggggagattgtaagacatatgcctccttgatcatgattttgatataatttccaaacatacaatgtatatgcattatttgattgatctaatgattttaattgagaaacatttcaggcaaataatcaaacactacacacttggacaaaacttggaactcaagcaatcaaACAAACATGGATGATgtcctacaaggcttgaagactgaTGTATAAAAGTGTCTAGTGTTAATAGTGTCAattaggtagacttaatcataatgatttctcatatagtatttgccaatgaaatcataaaattagttttaatcaatcaa
It contains:
- the LOC101490693 gene encoding LOW QUALITY PROTEIN: (R)-mandelonitrile beta-glucosyltransferase-like (The sequence of the model RefSeq protein was modified relative to this genomic sequence to represent the inferred CDS: deleted 1 base in 1 codon); the encoded protein is MTNGYLETTIDWIPGIKEIRLKDIPSFIRTTDPNDLMLDFLSVECQRSQKASAIILNTFDAIEHDVLEAFSSTNLPPVYSIGPLNFLLKDVTDNELDTIGSNLWKEETECLEWLESKEPNSVVYVNFGSITVMTSEQMVEFAWGLANSKIPFLWVIRPDLVAGEKAVLPLEFLEETKDRGLLSSWCPQEEVLGHPSIGGFLTHNGWNSTLESVCGGVPMICWQFFAEQQTNCRFCCNEWGIGLEIEDAKRDKIEGLVRELMDGEKGKEMKEKALRLKELAKDATSGPYGSSFVNFDNLIRNVLL